The following are from one region of the Pseudazoarcus pumilus genome:
- the pstA gene encoding phosphate ABC transporter permease PstA yields the protein MSTRVDIETTQMNKEKQGKAVRRYTADLSAVGEPALWGFGGALALGIILICGFLLMIVWNGMSTFWPKPIAIVTLTSGDKVAGEPSRQGYYKPRDELLEGLSAQKREELEASDGLASRTLYRIGNYDLYNEDFRWVSDYEVESVEYAPDFHYFERQEWGPFVGRIKSVILDGQEHDPASLGLDGIEQAQQRARERFSEIRRIERVEIGKVNHELNQARLELRRIELSEGRDSTAYRDELERVERLDAELQREYQRLQERADAIKNVDAGDRIVLEEVGGMAAELPLSQIVRFYPANDLSIVGKLGVYLSRWGEFLTSEPREANTEGGILPAIFGTVTMTLLMVVVVAPFGVITALYLREYAKQGKLVGMVRIAVNNLAGVPSIVYGVFGLGFFAYTVGGSIDAIFYPERLPNPTFGTGGILWASLTLALLTVPVVIVASEEALSAVPRSIREGALACGASKWQTIRSIVLPHAMPGVMTGLILAMARGAGEVAPLMLVGVVKLAPELPIDGFAPFIHLERSFMHLGFHIFDVGFQSRNSEAGKPMVFVTTLLLLGLIVLMNSSAIYIRNRLKKKFAGSQF from the coding sequence ATGAGTACACGAGTCGATATCGAGACCACACAGATGAACAAGGAAAAGCAGGGCAAGGCCGTGCGGCGCTATACCGCCGACCTGTCGGCGGTCGGCGAACCGGCCCTTTGGGGCTTCGGTGGCGCACTGGCGCTGGGCATCATCCTGATCTGCGGATTTCTGCTGATGATCGTCTGGAACGGCATGAGCACGTTCTGGCCCAAGCCCATCGCCATCGTCACTCTCACCAGCGGCGACAAGGTCGCCGGCGAGCCCTCGCGCCAGGGCTACTACAAGCCGCGCGACGAGCTGCTGGAGGGGCTGTCGGCGCAAAAGCGTGAGGAACTCGAGGCCAGCGACGGGCTGGCCAGCCGCACGCTCTACCGCATCGGCAACTACGACCTGTACAACGAGGACTTTCGCTGGGTCAGCGACTACGAGGTCGAGTCGGTCGAGTATGCCCCCGATTTTCACTACTTCGAGCGTCAGGAATGGGGGCCGTTCGTCGGCAGGATCAAGAGTGTGATACTCGACGGGCAGGAGCACGATCCGGCGTCGCTCGGACTCGACGGCATCGAACAGGCGCAGCAGCGTGCGCGCGAGCGCTTCTCCGAGATCCGTCGCATCGAGCGCGTCGAAATCGGCAAGGTCAATCACGAACTCAACCAGGCGCGTCTGGAACTGCGTCGCATCGAACTGAGCGAGGGGCGTGACAGCACCGCCTACCGCGACGAACTCGAACGCGTGGAGCGACTCGACGCCGAACTGCAGCGCGAGTACCAGCGGCTGCAGGAACGTGCCGATGCGATCAAGAACGTCGACGCCGGCGACCGCATCGTGCTCGAGGAGGTCGGCGGCATGGCCGCGGAGCTTCCGTTGTCGCAGATCGTGCGCTTCTATCCGGCGAATGACTTGTCCATCGTCGGCAAGCTGGGCGTCTATCTTTCGCGCTGGGGCGAGTTTCTGACCTCCGAGCCGCGCGAGGCCAACACCGAGGGCGGCATCCTGCCCGCGATTTTCGGCACCGTCACGATGACGCTGCTGATGGTCGTGGTGGTGGCGCCGTTCGGCGTGATCACCGCCCTGTATCTGCGCGAGTACGCCAAGCAGGGCAAGCTCGTCGGGATGGTGCGCATCGCCGTCAACAACCTCGCCGGCGTGCCCTCCATCGTCTACGGCGTGTTCGGCCTGGGCTTCTTCGCCTATACCGTGGGTGGGTCGATCGACGCGATCTTCTACCCCGAACGCTTGCCCAACCCGACCTTTGGTACCGGCGGCATCCTGTGGGCCTCGCTGACCCTGGCTCTGCTGACGGTGCCGGTCGTGATCGTGGCCTCGGAGGAGGCGTTGAGCGCGGTACCGCGTTCGATCCGAGAGGGCGCGCTGGCCTGCGGGGCGTCCAAATGGCAGACCATCCGCTCCATCGTGCTGCCGCACGCGATGCCGGGCGTGATGACGGGGCTCATCCTGGCGATGGCGCGCGGTGCCGGCGAGGTCGCGCCGCTGATGCTGGTCGGCGTGGTCAAGCTCGCGCCAGAGTTGCCGATCGACGGCTTCGCACCGTTCATCCACCTGGAACGCAGCTTCATGCACCTGGGCTTTCACATCTTCGATGTGGGCTTCCAGTCGCGCAACTCCGAGGCCGGCAAGCCGATGGTGTTCGTCACCACCTTGCTGCTGCTGGGGCTTATCGTGCTGATGAATTCGTCGGCGATCTACATCCGCAACCGGCTGAAGAAGAAGTTCGCCGGCAGTCAGTTCTGA
- a CDS encoding ABC transporter permease subunit, translating to MSENTDDSTVSGGGYKRLLPTGRTTRKSVLVADRFADVSITLGGLLVIIAVFGILAFLAREAIPLFLDGEIKRQDAYVLEASPEMVWANADEYQTMGLRIDPDGRVTTYHIGTGRPLAGVALDFGGAQATAVGATNNREDLLFGFADGSVRFAHVGFESKVMRPEDIPAVLTELNEQDMTDGISVFRRVPGNQIRRISLTAELSDAEQIVPEGVPIAAVGYALGGTIERPTRSFVSFDSFGVGRLTRADSRINLMTGAETVTTRTTTLPSLPAGTPVKKVLLTGQADQVYVGVADGTVFRFDTRDFENPVLAESQRLTPEGVDLGVLGFLIGDQTIVVGGSDGSVRMYFRLQEDAAQTEDGYRMVMARELEPQPAGIVAYDVSQRRKSFVTLDAQGNLWYRHGTSEQVLLRVAQDKPSGEGRVQVVLMPRDDGASVLDPSGAVDHWRFSVPHPETTWSSIFGEIWYEGYEEPNYTWQSSSGTDLFEPKFSLVPLIFGTLKATVYSLMFAVPIALLAAIYTSEFVHRRVRATVKPMMEMMESLPTVVLGFIAALILAPIVESWIAAVVLGFVALPLGLMVAAQLWQMLPPHVALKLNGIPKFLFMFVVIGISALVARLLGPSFEQAFFAGDFKAWTNRDVGGAVPFMSLFLWPLAFVLLTMAFNRTIGTAYRMHLRGVSRQRAGVLDGARWLSMAVTSALLAWMAATALAAGGFDPRGGVIDTYVQRNALVVGMVMGFAIIPNIYTLAEDALNAVPGQLRAASLAAGATPWQTAVWVVLPTAMSGVFAACMIGMGRAVGETMIVVMAAGNTPVLDWNIFNGLRTLSATIAVELPEAVVGGTLYRMLFLAALTLFVMTFVINTVAEVIRQRFRKRAFQL from the coding sequence ATGAGCGAAAACACCGACGATTCGACCGTCTCCGGCGGTGGCTACAAGCGCCTCCTGCCCACGGGTCGGACGACGCGCAAATCGGTACTTGTCGCGGATCGCTTCGCGGACGTGTCGATTACCCTGGGTGGGCTGCTGGTCATCATCGCGGTCTTCGGCATTCTGGCCTTTCTTGCGCGCGAGGCAATCCCGCTGTTCCTCGATGGGGAAATCAAGCGTCAGGACGCCTATGTGCTCGAAGCCTCCCCGGAGATGGTCTGGGCCAACGCCGACGAATACCAGACGATGGGGCTGCGTATCGATCCGGACGGGCGGGTGACGACGTATCACATCGGCACGGGTAGACCGCTCGCGGGCGTCGCGCTCGATTTCGGCGGCGCGCAGGCCACCGCGGTGGGGGCGACCAACAACCGCGAAGATCTGTTGTTCGGCTTCGCGGACGGCAGCGTGCGTTTCGCCCATGTGGGCTTCGAATCAAAGGTCATGCGCCCCGAGGACATCCCCGCGGTGCTTACCGAACTCAATGAACAGGACATGACCGACGGCATCTCGGTGTTTCGTCGCGTGCCGGGAAATCAGATCCGGCGCATTTCGCTGACCGCCGAGCTGTCCGATGCGGAACAGATTGTTCCCGAGGGAGTGCCGATTGCCGCGGTCGGTTATGCACTGGGGGGTACGATCGAGCGTCCCACGCGCTCTTTCGTTAGCTTCGACTCCTTCGGGGTCGGGCGTCTGACCCGCGCGGATTCGCGCATCAATCTGATGACCGGGGCGGAGACCGTTACGACACGCACGACCACGCTGCCTTCCCTGCCGGCGGGGACGCCGGTCAAGAAGGTGCTCCTCACCGGCCAGGCCGACCAGGTGTATGTCGGCGTCGCCGACGGGACGGTGTTCCGCTTCGATACGAGGGACTTCGAGAATCCGGTGCTGGCGGAGTCGCAGCGCCTCACTCCGGAAGGCGTCGATCTGGGCGTTCTGGGCTTTCTGATCGGCGATCAGACCATTGTGGTCGGTGGCAGCGACGGCTCGGTGCGCATGTACTTCCGACTACAGGAGGACGCCGCGCAGACCGAGGACGGCTACCGCATGGTGATGGCGCGCGAGCTCGAGCCGCAGCCCGCGGGCATTGTCGCTTACGACGTGTCGCAGCGGCGCAAGAGTTTCGTCACGCTCGATGCCCAGGGCAACCTGTGGTATCGGCACGGAACCAGTGAACAAGTGCTGCTGCGCGTCGCTCAGGACAAACCCTCGGGCGAGGGGCGCGTGCAGGTCGTGCTGATGCCACGCGATGATGGCGCCAGCGTGCTAGATCCGTCCGGCGCCGTCGATCACTGGCGCTTTTCCGTCCCACACCCGGAGACGACCTGGAGTTCGATCTTCGGCGAGATCTGGTACGAGGGCTACGAGGAGCCCAACTACACCTGGCAATCGTCTTCGGGAACCGACCTGTTCGAGCCCAAGTTCTCTCTCGTGCCGCTGATTTTCGGCACGCTCAAGGCCACCGTCTATTCGCTGATGTTCGCTGTACCCATTGCGTTGCTCGCGGCGATCTACACCTCGGAGTTCGTGCATCGCCGCGTGCGTGCCACCGTCAAGCCGATGATGGAGATGATGGAGTCACTGCCCACCGTGGTATTGGGCTTCATCGCGGCGCTGATCCTCGCGCCCATCGTCGAGAGCTGGATCGCGGCGGTGGTGCTGGGCTTCGTCGCGCTACCGCTGGGTTTGATGGTGGCCGCGCAGTTATGGCAGATGCTGCCGCCGCACGTGGCGCTCAAGCTCAATGGCATTCCAAAATTCCTCTTCATGTTCGTCGTCATCGGCATTTCTGCCCTGGTCGCGCGCCTGCTGGGTCCGTCGTTCGAGCAGGCCTTCTTCGCCGGTGATTTCAAGGCCTGGACCAACCGGGACGTGGGCGGTGCCGTGCCGTTCATGAGCCTGTTCCTGTGGCCGTTGGCCTTCGTGCTGCTGACGATGGCTTTCAACCGAACCATCGGTACCGCCTACCGCATGCATCTGCGCGGCGTGAGCCGCCAGCGCGCGGGGGTGCTCGACGGTGCGCGCTGGCTGTCGATGGCGGTTACGTCGGCGCTGCTCGCCTGGATGGCGGCCACGGCGCTTGCCGCGGGAGGCTTCGATCCGCGCGGCGGCGTGATCGACACCTATGTGCAGCGCAATGCGCTGGTGGTCGGCATGGTGATGGGCTTCGCGATCATTCCGAACATCTATACGCTGGCCGAGGACGCGCTCAACGCCGTGCCGGGGCAGTTGCGTGCGGCCAGTCTGGCCGCCGGCGCCACGCCCTGGCAGACGGCGGTCTGGGTGGTACTGCCGACCGCGATGTCGGGGGTGTTTGCCGCGTGCATGATCGGCATGGGGCGCGCGGTGGGCGAGACCATGATCGTGGTGATGGCCGCGGGCAACACGCCGGTGCTTGACTGGAACATCTTCAATGGCCTGCGCACGCTGTCGGCCACCATCGCCGTCGAATTGCCCGAGGCCGTAGTCGGAGGAACCCTGTATCGCATGCTGTTCCTTGCCGCGCTGACGCTGTTCGTGATGACCTTCGTCATCAACACGGTCGCCGAAGTCATCCGCCAGCGCTTTCGCAAGCGCGCCTTCCAGCTCTGA